The following are from one region of the Halarcobacter sp. genome:
- a CDS encoding glycosyltransferase, whose product MNNKIAIILPAYNEELTIEKTILSFNKYSPNSKIVVVDNNSSDKTYEIAKETFEKNQIDGILLLEKRQGKGNAIRKAFKEIDADIYVMSDADLTYPANEINKIIDPILFENIDMCVGDRISKGDYEKENKRFLHNFGNKLVKNLVNKLFKSDINDIMSGYRAFSKKFVKHYPILVEGFELETDMTLHALDKRFNIKEVPITYKDRPEGSFSKLNTFNDGFKVLFTIFKIFRYFKPFAFFSLLSSIFVFFSIISSIPVFDDWFRYKYIFHVPLAILSTGLGLISMILFAVALILDAISDQNRREFEQRILKE is encoded by the coding sequence ATGAATAATAAAATAGCAATAATTTTGCCAGCATATAATGAAGAGCTTACTATTGAGAAAACTATATTAAGTTTTAATAAATATTCTCCTAATAGTAAGATTGTAGTAGTTGATAACAATTCAAGTGACAAAACCTATGAAATTGCAAAAGAAACTTTTGAAAAAAATCAAATAGATGGCATTTTACTTTTAGAAAAAAGACAAGGTAAAGGTAATGCAATAAGAAAGGCTTTTAAAGAAATTGATGCTGATATTTATGTAATGAGTGATGCAGATTTAACTTATCCTGCAAATGAAATTAATAAAATTATTGATCCCATATTATTTGAAAATATAGATATGTGTGTAGGAGATAGAATAAGTAAAGGTGATTACGAAAAAGAAAATAAAAGATTCTTACATAACTTTGGAAATAAACTTGTAAAAAATTTAGTAAATAAGCTTTTTAAATCAGATATTAATGACATAATGAGTGGATATAGAGCTTTTAGTAAAAAATTTGTTAAACATTATCCGATATTAGTAGAGGGATTTGAACTTGAAACAGATATGACTTTACATGCACTAGATAAAAGATTTAATATAAAAGAAGTACCAATAACTTATAAAGATAGGCCAGAAGGTAGTTTTTCTAAATTAAATACTTTTAATGATGGTTTTAAAGTATTATTTACTATTTTTAAAATTTTTAGATATTTTAAGCCTTTTGCTTTTTTTAGCCTATTATCTTCTATATTTGTGTTTTTTTCTATTATTAGTTCTATTCCAGTTTTTGATGACTGGTTTAGATATAAATATATTTTTCATGTTCCTTTGGCAATATTGTCGACTGGATTAGGGCTTATTAGTATGATACTTTTTGCGGTAGCTTTAATACTCGATGCAATATCTGATCAAAATAGAAGAGAATTTGAACAAAGAATATTAAAAGAATGA
- a CDS encoding AAA family ATPase: MDYKTYQEYSNIQGALDIRKENVIEILQLFVLISNIQKLTFLKYDFKYNNFIYGFTVNGYEVIEDDINFINNKYSIVLKDGDIIFGKITFNRKIWYRQVLKELLKKSRIALRKIFEIEKDLLSQNTPLNIFIVTDKNTTKFANKLQTNLDILLNAEINVIYDITKISDVLHMKNSKNIIIYTIQNGELINDDSELLRKFNEFIIVIGPNNHNLSLSCGKLNIENYVSIDEFSPENIKNIILDTKYKLLNKNKYDNKIIAVSGVSGGIGATTISMNTADIIARNNPSKNVLYIDLSTTKAISNLFLSQNPIPNHSIIDLVNMNDFNIKKNLELGLVKIRENFYSINGIQKHIDRDILEKEIFIEKMLDYILKASEHFNYIIIDTGISDASSLKSSIYDLVNEIWILTEMTLPHVSKLKTFYSLMKRAGLKDKVNFIVNRVNSLNEISSSDFDSIMNTSSKEEKLSYIKIPNDYQTLGKCWNYCELASQISQESPFVKTLEDILKTKEFISKTSSKTKDKKNIFSFLNKE, translated from the coding sequence ATGGATTATAAAACATATCAAGAATATTCAAATATTCAAGGTGCTTTAGATATTAGAAAAGAGAATGTAATTGAGATATTACAATTATTTGTATTAATTTCAAATATTCAAAAACTTACATTTTTAAAATATGATTTTAAATACAATAATTTTATTTATGGTTTTACTGTAAATGGATATGAAGTGATAGAAGATGATATTAATTTTATAAATAATAAATACTCTATAGTATTAAAAGATGGTGATATTATCTTTGGTAAAATTACATTTAATAGAAAAATTTGGTATAGACAAGTATTAAAAGAGTTACTAAAAAAATCTAGAATTGCATTAAGAAAAATATTTGAGATTGAAAAAGATTTATTATCACAAAACACCCCTTTAAATATTTTTATTGTTACAGATAAGAATACTACAAAATTTGCAAATAAATTACAAACAAATTTGGATATTTTATTAAATGCAGAGATAAATGTCATTTATGATATTACTAAAATTTCTGATGTTTTACATATGAAAAACTCTAAAAATATTATAATTTATACCATACAAAATGGAGAATTAATAAATGACGATAGTGAGCTTTTAAGAAAATTCAATGAATTTATCATCGTAATTGGTCCAAATAATCATAATCTTTCATTAAGCTGTGGAAAGTTAAACATAGAAAACTATGTGTCGATTGATGAGTTTTCTCCTGAAAATATAAAAAATATAATACTAGATACAAAATATAAATTATTAAATAAAAATAAATATGATAATAAAATTATTGCAGTAAGTGGAGTTTCTGGTGGGATTGGAGCAACAACAATATCAATGAATACTGCTGATATTATAGCAAGAAACAACCCATCAAAAAACGTATTATATATAGATCTTTCAACAACTAAAGCAATTAGTAATCTATTTTTATCACAAAATCCTATACCAAATCATTCTATAATAGACTTAGTAAATATGAATGATTTTAACATTAAAAAGAATTTAGAACTAGGATTAGTAAAAATTAGAGAAAATTTTTACAGTATAAATGGAATACAAAAACATATTGATAGGGATATACTTGAAAAAGAAATATTTATAGAAAAAATGCTAGATTATATTTTAAAAGCTAGTGAACATTTCAATTATATTATTATAGATACAGGTATTTCAGATGCCTCATCACTTAAGAGTAGTATTTATGATTTAGTAAATGAAATTTGGATATTAACAGAGATGACTCTTCCACATGTATCGAAACTTAAAACTTTTTATTCACTTATGAAAAGAGCTGGCTTAAAAGATAAAGTTAACTTCATAGTAAATAGAGTTAACTCATTAAATGAGATTTCATCTTCAGACTTTGATTCCATTATGAACACTAGTAGTAAAGAAGAAAAATTAAGTTATATAAAAATTCCAAACGACTATCAAACATTAGGTAAATGTTGGAATTATTGTGAACTAGCTTCACAAATATCTCAAGAATCACCATTTGTTAAAACTTTGGAAGATATTCTTAAAACAAAAGAATTTATAAGTAAAACCTCTTCTAAAACAAAAGATAAAAAAAATATCTTTTCTTTTTTAAATAAGGAATAA
- a CDS encoding Ig-like domain-containing protein translates to MKKAFIDQMFFAFLLFMGIVFFVATISDETLIRNEMEDLQSLARTSSHSIAEHYALQMDMCTAQNVNNNILRQTKLGNYLLNNGLVNYTWLDTTGDSQPDTIRTTFGAYNYNTFWYRFMDKDSFTIGPFSANEQLTTPLNVNLSFGGEDASYRNMVGTYTLDNNGCVQNAQLILEDSKRPNAGDPIGTQFTTPPTFTFIISDGYNTFKNGYNDYPSISDQITLNQSHCMGATSNPSVTLNNKTVDNTHIYFEHENLNGDGNYAHFQIIPKSIWNQYNDFISNLSGDAKDKYQQFIEYADNLNNDEDSTNDIDYTNDPNNEYRYSMEDLDGGGDQDFNDLVLDSTRLAVPNRLNNFSIGQGGVVLLNCGNNQNPVVTITGCPININEDNQTSAIGWNAIDTDGSIFSTSASSQNGTVVVNSDGTLTYTPILNFFGTDRITFTATDNSGAIGFGYCDITITEVNDAPTIYGAPTPTINIDKNYSFIPNASDPDNDILTFSISNKPSWLNFNQNTGELVGIPRSSDLGLYENIVISVSDGQLSASLPAFSIEVTDTNSKPTSSKIPDGTVKEDTYYSFDVSPYFSDADGDNLNYSITVYLNGTTNVSSYFNINQYGLITSNIKIPNGYVGNNLKINVTVSDGKESITSSYNVKIINEVDLRIFNLTFDRDEEQFDTRFGSWIKDSYDSNEGKLKIQAAKTKDWQTTGRFFNFGPSFANKRVTVKFDLNYVGGWENWGSSRDYFTVYLNHDLVIDRQSFGNYSGSINYGSKSYTLEGSTDSDGIIGVSLSIYVSSTNEVLYIDNFIVELQ, encoded by the coding sequence ATGAAAAAAGCTTTTATTGATCAAATGTTTTTTGCCTTTCTTTTGTTCATGGGAATTGTATTTTTCGTTGCAACTATTAGTGATGAAACTCTAATAAGAAATGAAATGGAAGATTTACAATCTCTAGCTAGAACATCATCTCACTCAATTGCAGAACATTATGCTCTACAAATGGATATGTGTACAGCACAAAATGTGAATAATAATATTTTAAGACAAACAAAATTAGGTAATTATCTACTTAATAATGGTTTAGTAAATTATACTTGGTTAGATACAACCGGAGACTCACAACCAGATACTATCCGAACTACATTTGGAGCATATAATTATAATACATTTTGGTATAGATTTATGGATAAAGACTCATTTACTATTGGCCCCTTCTCTGCTAATGAACAATTGACAACTCCGCTAAATGTAAACTTGTCTTTTGGAGGCGAAGATGCAAGTTATAGAAATATGGTTGGAACTTATACTTTAGATAATAACGGTTGCGTACAAAATGCCCAACTTATTTTAGAAGATTCTAAAAGGCCTAATGCGGGCGATCCAATAGGTACTCAATTTACAACTCCTCCTACATTTACTTTTATTATATCAGATGGGTATAATACCTTTAAAAATGGATATAATGATTATCCATCTATTTCGGATCAAATTACATTAAATCAAAGTCACTGCATGGGAGCAACAAGTAATCCAAGTGTAACACTAAATAACAAAACTGTAGATAATACCCACATATATTTTGAACATGAAAATTTAAATGGCGATGGGAATTATGCCCACTTTCAAATTATTCCAAAAAGTATTTGGAATCAATATAATGATTTTATAAGTAACTTATCTGGTGATGCAAAAGACAAATATCAACAATTTATAGAATATGCAGATAATTTAAACAATGATGAAGATTCTACTAATGATATAGACTATACAAATGATCCAAATAATGAGTATAGATACTCAATGGAGGATTTAGATGGAGGAGGAGACCAAGACTTCAATGATTTGGTATTAGACAGTACAAGACTTGCAGTACCTAATCGATTAAATAATTTTAGTATTGGTCAAGGTGGAGTAGTTTTATTAAATTGTGGAAATAATCAAAATCCTGTGGTAACAATTACAGGTTGTCCAATAAATATAAATGAAGATAATCAAACTTCTGCCATAGGATGGAATGCAATTGACACTGATGGTTCTATTTTTAGTACTTCTGCATCTTCTCAAAATGGTACAGTTGTGGTAAATAGTGATGGTACATTAACTTATACTCCAATATTAAACTTTTTTGGTACAGATAGAATAACATTCACTGCAACTGATAATAGTGGAGCTATTGGCTTTGGTTATTGTGATATAACTATCACTGAAGTAAATGATGCACCTACTATTTATGGAGCACCTACTCCTACAATCAATATAGATAAAAATTATAGTTTTATTCCTAATGCTTCAGATCCAGATAATGATATTTTAACATTCAGTATTTCAAACAAACCATCTTGGCTTAATTTTAATCAAAATACAGGAGAACTTGTAGGAATACCTAGAAGTTCTGATTTAGGATTATACGAGAATATAGTTATTTCAGTTAGTGATGGTCAATTATCAGCTTCTTTACCGGCGTTTAGTATTGAAGTTACAGATACTAATTCAAAACCAACATCAAGTAAAATTCCTGATGGTACAGTAAAAGAAGATACATATTATAGTTTTGATGTAAGTCCTTACTTTAGTGATGCAGACGGAGATAATTTAAATTATTCAATTACTGTTTATCTAAATGGAACAACTAATGTTAGTTCATATTTTAATATAAATCAGTATGGACTTATAACTTCAAATATAAAAATTCCTAATGGTTATGTTGGTAATAACTTAAAAATAAATGTAACTGTAAGTGATGGGAAAGAGAGTATTACAAGCAGCTATAATGTAAAAATCATAAATGAAGTTGATTTACGAATTTTTAATTTAACTTTTGATAGAGATGAAGAACAATTTGATACAAGATTTGGTTCATGGATAAAAGATTCGTATGATTCAAACGAAGGTAAACTAAAAATACAAGCTGCAAAAACAAAAGATTGGCAAACAACAGGAAGATTTTTTAATTTTGGCCCAAGTTTTGCAAATAAAAGAGTAACTGTTAAATTTGACTTAAACTATGTAGGTGGCTGGGAAAATTGGGGTAGTAGTAGAGATTATTTTACAGTTTACTTAAACCATGACCTTGTTATTGATAGGCAATCATTTGGTAATTATAGTGGTTCTATTAATTATGGTTCTAAATCATATACATTAGAAGGAAGTACTGATAGTGATGGTATTATTGGTGTATCATTATCAATCTATGTTTCAAGTACAAATGAGGTATTATATATAGATAACTTTATAGTTGAATTGCAATAG
- a CDS encoding prepilin peptidase, translating into MIFHISFFIFSLFISYIDCTRYKIPNLMIFALSIFLIIFGFFENKQIIYSFIILIIFLVFFVILILLFPKMILGGGDIKYMLVITLYLQPISIPIFLIVTGIVQGLFLIYYQKVKKRRVAPMAPAIFLSVILVKINESIDIYTIIK; encoded by the coding sequence ATGATATTTCATATTTCTTTTTTTATTTTTTCATTATTTATATCTTATATAGATTGTACTAGATATAAAATTCCCAATCTAATGATTTTTGCACTCTCAATTTTTCTAATAATTTTTGGTTTTTTTGAAAATAAACAAATAATTTATTCTTTTATTATTTTAATAATATTTTTAGTTTTTTTTGTTATACTTATTCTTTTGTTTCCTAAAATGATTTTAGGCGGTGGTGATATTAAATATATGTTAGTAATAACTTTGTATTTACAACCAATCTCTATACCTATATTTTTAATAGTTACAGGTATAGTTCAAGGATTATTTTTAATCTATTATCAGAAGGTAAAAAAAAGAAGAGTAGCACCAATGGCTCCAGCTATTTTTTTATCTGTAATATTAGTTAAAATAAACGAATCTATAGATATTTATACTATAATTAAATAA
- a CDS encoding GtrA family protein, which translates to MKQFIKFGIVGSIGFCIDAIILLLCVNIFEIEVYIARVLSFSLAVFTTWLLNRVFTFQKSKYGKKREYFYYFTIQSIGAILNYIIFIMLVKNNIFFEQYLVFALAVASFIAMFFNFILLQKKVFI; encoded by the coding sequence ATGAAACAATTTATAAAATTTGGGATAGTTGGAAGTATAGGATTTTGTATTGATGCCATTATATTATTATTATGTGTTAATATATTTGAAATAGAAGTATATATTGCTAGAGTATTATCTTTTTCATTAGCAGTATTCACAACTTGGCTTTTAAATAGAGTATTTACATTCCAAAAAAGTAAATATGGAAAAAAAAGAGAATATTTTTATTATTTTACTATTCAATCAATAGGAGCAATTTTAAATTATATAATTTTTATTATGTTGGTAAAAAATAATATATTTTTTGAACAATATTTAGTTTTTGCATTAGCAGTGGCATCTTTTATTGCAATGTTTTTTAATTTTATTCTTCTTCAAAAAAAAGTTTTTATTTAG